A stretch of Methanosphaerula palustris E1-9c DNA encodes these proteins:
- a CDS encoding OB-fold nucleic acid binding domain-containing protein: MQFHYALVDDLMTGSEFEAKVEAQIAACGDLIDEQTAAMLVVRDAGRQHQKIRDLAGRSSLVLFFARLLSVTPPRAFTRKDGSEGMVSTMTVGDESGRIEVTLWDERAEAAAELEVGEVFEIIAKRSERRAGEFTLMAMQKAACEIRCQAPQPVQEGEDAPPELVVRLLALEELRTFSRRDGTTGEMVGALIGTEAGTARLVCWYPPLLDGFTAGEVIRLVGATRNHRSERPEYMISETGEITATDQEVTVPLTPLSALVPDQTFSVAGTVHAIQPAREFVTRNGSRSWVRNLIIGDKETEVPVVLWGDHALQGISVGEALSLYHLSARTGRSGSLELSAGWGSVIITPAPPPEEVIFSGTVIVTRAGTFLDTDDGRYLLTGGAPHGRTVEVTGVLQGYRLTPASTRLLVPDYAAVKERIRHLIDG; the protein is encoded by the coding sequence ATGCAGTTTCACTATGCCCTGGTCGACGATCTGATGACCGGGTCCGAATTCGAGGCGAAGGTCGAGGCGCAGATCGCGGCCTGCGGCGACCTGATCGACGAGCAGACCGCGGCGATGCTGGTGGTCCGGGACGCTGGCCGTCAGCATCAGAAGATCCGGGACCTGGCCGGCCGGTCCAGCCTGGTCCTCTTCTTTGCGAGGCTCCTCTCAGTCACCCCTCCGCGCGCGTTCACCCGGAAGGACGGGAGCGAAGGGATGGTCTCGACGATGACCGTTGGGGACGAGTCGGGCAGGATCGAGGTGACCCTCTGGGACGAGCGGGCAGAGGCCGCGGCAGAACTCGAGGTTGGCGAGGTCTTTGAGATCATCGCGAAACGATCTGAGCGGCGGGCCGGCGAGTTCACCCTGATGGCCATGCAGAAGGCGGCCTGCGAGATCCGGTGCCAGGCGCCGCAGCCTGTGCAGGAGGGGGAGGATGCCCCTCCAGAACTGGTCGTCAGGCTGCTGGCTTTGGAGGAGCTGCGGACCTTCTCGCGGCGGGACGGGACGACCGGGGAGATGGTCGGGGCCCTGATCGGTACCGAGGCCGGGACGGCCCGGCTGGTCTGCTGGTACCCCCCGCTCCTCGACGGGTTCACGGCCGGGGAGGTGATCCGGCTGGTCGGGGCGACCCGAAACCACCGCTCTGAACGGCCGGAGTACATGATCAGCGAGACCGGGGAGATCACGGCCACCGATCAGGAGGTGACGGTGCCCCTGACCCCGCTCTCGGCGCTGGTCCCGGACCAGACCTTCTCGGTTGCCGGGACGGTCCACGCGATCCAGCCGGCCCGGGAGTTCGTGACCAGGAACGGATCCCGTTCCTGGGTGCGGAACCTGATCATCGGGGATAAGGAGACGGAGGTGCCGGTGGTGCTCTGGGGGGACCATGCCCTGCAGGGGATCAGTGTCGGGGAGGCTCTCTCTCTCTACCACCTTTCGGCCCGGACCGGTCGTTCTGGTTCCCTGGAACTGAGTGCCGGCTGGGGGAGCGTGATCATCACCCCGGCACCCCCGCCCGAGGAGGTGATCTTCTCCGGGACGGTGATCGTGACCAGGGCGGGTACCTTCCTGGATACCGACGACGGCCGGTACCTGCTGACCGGCGGGGCGCCGCATGGCCGAACGGTGGAGGTGACCGGGGTGTTACAGGGTTACCGGCTGACCCCGGCCAGCACCCGGCTGCTGGTTCCTGACTATGCTGCCGTGAAAGAGCGGATCAGACATCTTATCGACGGGTAA
- a CDS encoding phosphoglycolate phosphatase: MLKAVVTDVDGTITDQRRRISTCAIECIRTLVDAGVRVVLASGNTPCFMNTLTKMIGTDGTFIGENGGVYRIGFTGDLQVRGDQQVCWDAYHLLKSHFDQQGIALELFGAKERFADLALARNVPVDEVRILLSNSPVQVLDTGFALHLQSLFISKATALEELALTLALPADQILAVGDSENDIPMLQWAGTGIAVANARPAVQTAATHVTAARYGEGFVEAVRHALPSLFERA, translated from the coding sequence GTGCTGAAGGCTGTCGTCACCGATGTCGACGGGACGATCACTGATCAGCGCAGACGGATCAGCACCTGCGCGATCGAGTGTATCAGAACGCTCGTCGATGCCGGGGTCAGGGTGGTGCTTGCCAGCGGCAACACCCCCTGTTTTATGAATACGCTCACGAAGATGATCGGCACCGACGGTACGTTCATCGGAGAGAACGGTGGGGTGTATCGTATCGGGTTCACCGGGGACCTGCAGGTCCGGGGCGACCAGCAGGTCTGCTGGGACGCCTACCACCTGCTCAAGTCCCACTTCGACCAGCAGGGGATCGCCCTCGAACTCTTCGGAGCGAAGGAGCGATTCGCCGATCTGGCGCTGGCCAGGAATGTCCCGGTGGACGAGGTCCGCATCCTCCTCTCGAACAGCCCGGTGCAGGTGCTCGACACCGGGTTTGCCCTCCATCTGCAGTCGCTCTTTATCAGCAAGGCGACGGCACTGGAGGAACTTGCTTTAACACTCGCTCTCCCTGCAGATCAGATCCTTGCAGTTGGAGACTCAGAGAACGACATCCCGATGCTGCAGTGGGCCGGCACCGGTATCGCGGTCGCCAACGCCAGGCCGGCCGTCCAGACGGCGGCCACCCATGTGACCGCTGCACGATATGGCGAAGGATTTGTGGAGGCGGTCAGGCACGCCCTCCCGTCCCTTTTTGAGAGAGCCTGA
- a CDS encoding PAS domain S-box protein, with translation MKVQIEEVDQVCRDGSIVPIEAVTTLVADAGRRVTAIIGISRDITERKQAELELGQWNRALQFISSADSLLVHTIDEQTLTDQICAVITRAGVYRMAWIRYAMHDEAKSVPPVSSCGFEDGFLETINPTWADTDRGRGPIGTAIRMGWYCCPRNIPGDIAFDPWREAATPRDISPPSPSRWNQMAPSSVRSISTAQ, from the coding sequence ATGAAGGTCCAGATCGAAGAGGTGGACCAGGTCTGCCGGGACGGCTCCATCGTTCCAATCGAAGCGGTCACCACTCTGGTGGCCGATGCCGGTCGACGGGTGACCGCGATCATCGGGATTTCTCGGGATATCACCGAACGCAAACAGGCAGAGCTTGAACTCGGTCAGTGGAATCGCGCCCTCCAGTTCATCAGCAGCGCAGACTCCCTGCTGGTGCATACGATCGATGAGCAGACGCTGACCGATCAGATCTGTGCGGTGATCACTAGGGCCGGTGTGTACCGGATGGCATGGATCAGGTATGCCATGCACGATGAGGCGAAGAGCGTCCCCCCCGTCTCCAGCTGCGGGTTCGAAGACGGTTTTCTTGAAACGATCAATCCCACATGGGCGGATACCGACAGGGGGAGGGGACCGATCGGAACGGCGATACGGATGGGTTGGTATTGCTGTCCCCGGAACATTCCCGGTGATATTGCATTCGATCCCTGGCGCGAAGCGGCTACCCCCCGGGATATCAGTCCTCCATCGCCCTCCCGCTGGAATCAAATGGCACCATCTTCGGTGCGCTCAATATCTACAGCACAGTGA
- a CDS encoding ion transporter, which yields MSENPEHPTEKITTGPSRYDQIKARVRTILNASQDRDRTTLLIQSFLAVVILTNTIAVVVSTIPDFPLQFLVLSVIVVCLSIFSIEYILRLWSCTHSGTVRGRAIDRLRYAIQISMIIDLISIIPILFFYLFPRIPALLHLFMLLSIFKLVRYSRDSESLKQLRRVIFKKREIISILGIFLIFEILFSSTIMYIIENAAQPDTFSSIPAAMWWAVMTVTTVGYGDIIPITPLGKIIAGMVTIGGVLLLALPSAILASGFMEERQREQMVRDHPGIEAGISLLERVGTLKERGLITEEEFDEYKVLVLLGLHEEEKT from the coding sequence ATGTCAGAAAATCCAGAACACCCGACAGAGAAGATCACCACGGGACCGTCCCGCTATGACCAGATAAAGGCCCGGGTCCGTACGATCCTCAATGCATCCCAGGACAGGGATCGAACAACACTGCTCATCCAATCCTTCCTCGCTGTCGTCATCCTTACCAATACGATCGCCGTCGTTGTCTCGACCATACCGGATTTCCCCCTCCAGTTTCTGGTCTTATCGGTCATCGTGGTCTGTCTCTCCATTTTTTCTATCGAATATATCCTGCGGCTCTGGTCATGTACCCACAGCGGCACGGTCAGGGGCAGGGCGATCGATCGCCTGCGTTATGCAATTCAGATCTCCATGATCATCGATCTCATCTCGATCATCCCCATCCTCTTCTTCTATCTCTTCCCCCGGATCCCTGCCCTGCTTCATCTCTTCATGCTCCTCTCGATCTTCAAACTGGTGCGCTACAGTCGGGACTCAGAATCACTCAAACAGTTACGCCGTGTCATCTTCAAGAAGCGGGAGATCATCTCAATTCTGGGAATTTTTCTGATCTTTGAGATCCTCTTCTCCTCGACGATCATGTACATTATCGAAAACGCAGCACAGCCGGATACATTTTCGAGCATCCCTGCAGCCATGTGGTGGGCGGTGATGACGGTGACGACTGTGGGATATGGAGATATTATCCCCATCACTCCCCTGGGAAAGATCATCGCAGGTATGGTGACGATCGGGGGCGTCTTGCTCCTCGCCCTCCCCTCTGCGATCCTTGCTTCTGGATTTATGGAGGAGCGGCAGAGAGAACAGATGGTTCGGGATCATCCCGGGATCGAGGCTGGGATTTCGCTGCTTGAACGGGTGGGAACCTTAAAAGAGCGGGGGCTCATCACCGAAGAGGAATTTGACGAGTATAAGGTACTCGTTCTGCTCGGATTGCACGAAGAAGAGAAAACTTGA
- a CDS encoding PAS domain S-box protein — protein MISVLYVDDEPVPLEMTKLSLEKGFGFSVDTAISAHDALEHLKIQRYDLIISDYQMPEMDGIELLKLLRRTGNAIPFILFTGRGQEEVVDDAYNAGVDSFLVKGGDPRILYMDLARRIEQIVSHKKTEQALQFSNILLSTQLETSMDGILVVDEHGAIISSNTRFMDMWNIPVDVIAPGSDECALLSVLGNLVDFEASSLSANYLSDRRDEKSHEEIVLKDSRVFDQYSAPMVESDGEYYGRVWHFRDITARRQAEEALREDEDKSRMIFENSNDAIFLMEVAREGEICRIIDVNSVAVRQTGYSKEELLSGSAVGIDFPTLIQRLPSTISELLAGGNTTFESDVTRKDGILLPVEVNIQAVQFKNTSCIIVTIRDISRRKRTEETLQKSVADLARAQQVANIGNWSLDPATNEVAWSDQMYEIFTIPRSSLITRDLYLATIHPDDSEHVIQVLTEALNGSLDFFDLEYRIIIQGGHIRNIYELAEISRDEQGTPLLVFGTAQDVTERILAEMICRESELKYRTLIESANEGIFIIQDGFVPYGNPKAMEIMGFSADEFAGNHFLELVHPDDRQETLERYQKRIRGEFDEPIAYSRIIDRNNNVHWLEINAVRILWNGRPATLNFVTDITRRRRAEEALRESEENYRMVVENISDVFYRTDKNGILTMISSSLKTVLGYDSVEECLGQSIAEKLYFEPEKRRDFLEVLLKNGSVKDFEVTLKRKDGSPVTVATSSQVYYDESGNVLRIEGVFRDITERKRTEAALVESLHEKELLLKEIHHRVKNNLQTISSLLYLQSLSTDNIGQISLLREARSRVISMGLIHQKLYQSADIAHIQFMDYIRGLIDFLEESYGVDPDKIQTFVDVSPSDLTMDLDTGIPCGLIINELVTNALKYAFREYGCGTIRIRMERDEHEYLLTVSDDGVGIPEDLDLSTVKSLGMTIVTDLVSQLDGSLEIIRQPGATFRIRFPDQK, from the coding sequence GTGATCTCAGTGCTGTATGTCGATGATGAGCCGGTTCCTCTTGAGATGACAAAACTCTCTCTGGAGAAGGGATTCGGCTTCTCTGTTGACACGGCGATCAGTGCACACGATGCCCTGGAACACCTCAAAATCCAGCGATACGATCTCATCATATCTGATTACCAGATGCCGGAGATGGATGGAATAGAACTCCTGAAACTTTTGCGCAGAACCGGTAATGCAATTCCATTCATCCTCTTCACCGGGCGGGGACAAGAAGAGGTTGTAGACGATGCCTACAATGCAGGGGTTGATTCGTTCCTTGTCAAAGGTGGTGATCCCAGGATCCTGTATATGGATCTCGCCCGAAGGATCGAACAGATCGTCAGCCATAAAAAAACGGAGCAGGCGTTACAGTTCAGTAACATCCTCCTCTCCACACAACTGGAGACTTCGATGGATGGAATTCTCGTCGTTGATGAACACGGGGCGATAATCTCGTCCAATACGCGTTTCATGGATATGTGGAATATTCCGGTGGACGTTATTGCTCCGGGCTCGGATGAATGTGCATTGCTGTCGGTTCTTGGCAACCTTGTTGATTTCGAAGCCTCTTCCCTATCTGCGAATTATCTGTCTGATCGTCGAGATGAGAAGAGCCATGAGGAGATCGTTTTAAAGGACAGCAGGGTATTTGACCAGTACTCAGCTCCAATGGTAGAGAGCGATGGTGAATACTATGGAAGGGTTTGGCACTTCCGGGATATCACAGCCCGAAGGCAGGCGGAAGAGGCGCTCCGTGAAGATGAAGATAAATCTCGCATGATCTTTGAAAATTCCAATGATGCGATCTTCCTTATGGAGGTGGCTAGGGAGGGGGAGATCTGCCGGATCATCGATGTAAACAGTGTGGCTGTCAGACAAACCGGGTATTCGAAGGAGGAACTTCTGTCTGGATCTGCAGTCGGCATCGATTTCCCAACCCTGATCCAGAGACTGCCGTCGACCATCTCTGAACTGCTCGCCGGAGGCAATACTACCTTTGAGAGTGATGTGACCAGAAAGGATGGCATACTCCTGCCGGTAGAGGTGAACATCCAGGCCGTTCAATTCAAGAATACCTCCTGCATCATTGTTACCATTCGTGATATTTCCAGGCGCAAACGTACAGAGGAAACACTGCAGAAGAGTGTGGCAGATCTGGCACGCGCCCAACAGGTGGCAAATATCGGGAACTGGAGTCTTGACCCTGCCACAAATGAAGTGGCATGGTCAGATCAGATGTATGAAATCTTCACCATCCCCCGATCATCCCTGATAACTCGTGACCTCTATCTTGCTACCATCCATCCAGATGATAGTGAACATGTCATACAGGTACTGACAGAGGCCCTTAATGGTTCTCTGGACTTTTTCGACCTGGAGTACCGGATCATCATACAGGGAGGTCATATCAGGAATATCTATGAACTCGCAGAGATCTCCCGCGATGAGCAGGGAACCCCGCTTCTTGTCTTTGGCACTGCACAGGATGTCACGGAAAGGATTCTTGCCGAAATGATATGCAGAGAGAGCGAGTTGAAATATCGAACGCTCATCGAGAGCGCAAATGAGGGTATCTTCATCATTCAGGATGGGTTTGTTCCGTATGGGAATCCCAAGGCGATGGAGATCATGGGATTTTCAGCAGATGAATTTGCAGGGAATCATTTCCTTGAACTGGTTCATCCCGATGATCGGCAAGAGACTCTGGAACGGTATCAAAAGCGGATACGTGGCGAATTCGATGAACCGATTGCCTACTCACGGATCATCGATCGGAATAACAATGTCCACTGGCTTGAGATCAATGCGGTCAGGATTCTGTGGAATGGTAGACCGGCGACACTCAATTTTGTGACCGATATCACCAGGAGGAGACGTGCTGAAGAGGCACTCAGAGAGAGTGAAGAGAATTACCGGATGGTCGTTGAAAATATCTCGGATGTTTTTTACCGAACAGACAAAAACGGGATTCTCACCATGATCAGTTCGAGTCTGAAGACGGTGCTGGGATATGATTCGGTGGAAGAGTGTCTTGGGCAGTCCATCGCTGAAAAACTTTATTTCGAGCCGGAGAAACGGAGAGACTTCCTGGAAGTGCTTTTGAAGAATGGTTCAGTCAAAGATTTCGAAGTGACCCTGAAACGAAAGGATGGGAGCCCGGTGACGGTGGCAACCAGCAGCCAGGTCTATTATGACGAATCCGGCAACGTTCTCAGGATTGAAGGGGTTTTCCGGGATATTACTGAACGCAAGCGGACTGAGGCCGCTCTGGTTGAGTCTCTGCATGAGAAAGAACTGCTCTTAAAGGAGATCCATCACCGGGTAAAGAATAATCTCCAGACGATTTCGAGTCTCCTGTACCTCCAGTCACTCTCAACAGATAATATAGGGCAGATCTCATTACTCAGGGAAGCCCGGTCGCGGGTCATATCCATGGGTCTGATTCACCAGAAACTCTACCAGTCCGCAGACATTGCCCATATCCAGTTCATGGATTATATCCGGGGTCTCATCGATTTTCTTGAAGAGTCCTATGGTGTTGATCCGGATAAGATCCAGACATTTGTGGATGTCAGCCCCTCCGATCTCACGATGGACCTCGATACTGGTATCCCCTGCGGACTCATAATCAACGAACTGGTCACCAATGCTCTCAAGTATGCATTCCGGGAGTATGGGTGTGGGACTATCCGGATCCGAATGGAGCGGGACGAGCATGAGTACCTTCTCACGGTCAGCGATGATGGGGTGGGAATCCCGGAAGATCTGGATCTCTCCACGGTAAAATCCCTTGGGATGACCATCGTCACCGATCTCGTCAGTCAGCTCGATGGATCGCTTGAGATCATCCGCCAGCCGGGTGCAACCTTCAGAATTCGGTTCCCTGATCAGAAATGA
- the radA gene encoding DNA repair and recombination protein RadA, with protein sequence MAAGPLEIEDLPGVGPTTAEKLRDAGFLTVESIATASPTELAEAAEIGEASAKKIIKAAREIADIGGFKTGQDVFEQRKNVRKLKTFVPDFDELLGGGVETQAITEVYGEFGSGKSQIVHQMAVNAQLPESVGGLNGSAIYIDTENTFRPERIEQMVAGLDFPELELPSFEEFLNNIHVARAHTSDHQMLLIDTARELAAELKNSDHPVKIFIIDSLTAHFRAEYAGRGTLATRQQKLNRHMHEFFKLIDEHNAVGLVTNQVMSNPAVFFGDPTKPIGGNIVGHTATFRLYLRKSKGGKRIARLVDSPNLPEGEAPFMVEEGGLKPC encoded by the coding sequence ATGGCAGCAGGACCGCTTGAAATTGAAGACCTGCCCGGTGTCGGCCCGACTACGGCCGAGAAGCTCCGCGATGCAGGATTTTTAACCGTTGAGAGTATAGCAACGGCTTCCCCGACCGAACTTGCAGAGGCTGCAGAGATCGGCGAGGCGTCAGCCAAGAAGATCATCAAGGCTGCACGTGAGATCGCCGACATCGGGGGGTTCAAGACCGGACAGGATGTCTTTGAACAGAGAAAGAATGTGCGCAAGCTGAAGACCTTCGTCCCTGACTTCGACGAGCTGCTCGGAGGTGGCGTCGAGACGCAGGCCATCACCGAGGTCTACGGTGAGTTCGGGTCTGGGAAGAGTCAGATCGTCCACCAGATGGCCGTGAACGCCCAGCTCCCCGAGAGCGTCGGCGGGCTGAACGGCTCGGCGATCTATATTGATACCGAGAACACGTTCCGGCCTGAACGGATCGAACAGATGGTGGCAGGGCTCGACTTTCCTGAACTTGAGCTCCCCAGCTTTGAGGAGTTCCTCAACAACATCCATGTGGCCAGGGCGCACACCTCGGACCACCAGATGCTGCTGATCGATACGGCCCGAGAGCTTGCCGCAGAGTTGAAGAACAGCGACCACCCGGTGAAGATCTTCATCATCGATTCGCTGACCGCCCACTTCCGGGCTGAGTACGCCGGCAGGGGTACCCTCGCCACACGGCAGCAGAAGTTGAACCGGCATATGCACGAGTTCTTCAAGCTGATCGACGAGCACAACGCCGTCGGTCTGGTCACCAACCAGGTGATGTCCAATCCGGCGGTCTTCTTCGGGGATCCAACCAAGCCGATCGGGGGGAACATCGTCGGCCACACCGCGACCTTCCGGCTCTACCTGCGCAAGAGCAAGGGCGGGAAGCGTATCGCCCGGCTGGTCGACAGTCCGAACCTGCCTGAAGGGGAGGCCCCTTTCATGGTGGAGGAGGGTGGTCTCAAGCCGTGCTGA
- a CDS encoding ATP-binding protein, translated as MKQVITNLVSNAIKCTDEGKVDLTVEERGSVVAVRVCDTGIGIGKEDFDRLFSPFGRVPVPGRLTEGTTGLGLYLSKKLAWFLGGDIMVEREVQRGSVFSFTLPKTYEEQDGTQFPGEVSSSPFIDRPGQTLLSMIIRDISECRNQEMGQQPPRWQRIRDLLDTIHMTGVAGSLHITNETENMEIYAYPVIEKVFWHMVDNSVKHGKKVTEIRITAHESAFGCTRIYQDNGVGIPVDMRKDHFTKSFGKETGYSLFFVHDLLEISGMTTAETGEPGNGVRFEIGVPRGLYRFVSC; from the coding sequence ATTAAACAGGTCATAACAAACCTTGTCAGCAATGCGATCAAGTGCACTGACGAGGGAAAGGTCGACCTGACGGTTGAGGAACGAGGATCGGTTGTGGCTGTTCGTGTCTGTGACACCGGCATCGGCATTGGGAAGGAGGATTTCGACCGGCTCTTCTCTCCCTTTGGCCGGGTTCCGGTGCCTGGGCGCCTGACCGAGGGGACAACAGGGCTCGGATTATATCTGTCAAAGAAACTTGCCTGGTTCCTTGGCGGAGATATCATGGTGGAGAGAGAGGTGCAGAGGGGGAGCGTGTTTTCGTTCACCCTCCCGAAAACATATGAGGAACAGGATGGGACACAGTTCCCGGGAGAGGTTTCATCCAGTCCTTTTATCGATCGCCCTGGGCAGACACTGTTGAGCATGATCATCAGAGACATATCAGAGTGCAGAAATCAGGAGATGGGCCAGCAGCCACCCCGCTGGCAGCGTATCAGGGATCTCCTAGACACTATCCATATGACAGGTGTGGCGGGCTCTCTTCACATCACGAACGAAACGGAGAACATGGAGATATACGCGTATCCAGTCATCGAAAAAGTGTTCTGGCACATGGTCGACAACTCGGTAAAGCACGGGAAGAAGGTTACTGAGATCCGGATCACTGCCCATGAATCTGCATTCGGATGTACACGGATCTATCAGGATAATGGCGTTGGGATTCCAGTGGACATGAGAAAGGATCATTTCACCAAGAGTTTTGGCAAGGAGACTGGTTATTCTCTCTTCTTTGTCCATGATCTTCTTGAGATCTCCGGTATGACGACCGCTGAGACCGGGGAACCAGGGAACGGAGTCCGGTTCGAAATCGGCGTGCCGAGGGGACTCTACCGATTTGTCAGTTGTTAA
- a CDS encoding ATP-binding response regulator, with protein sequence MIEKKILIVEDNAIIARETSERLKRLGYTVTGIAARGIDAIENVRASLPDLILMDINLKGEMDGIEAAGKIGEFSDAPVIYLTAYSDDLTLQRAMQTKPVAYLIKPFKERELYSNIEMAIYKHKAEKKTGISDETDEIIRAFADLPECVIVTDNEDRILFMNRSASHLIGFSAEETLGSLISTVFTIRRGSPRLEETLKKKSTGFPLLQEERIRVDLITRGGSSVPVITEATAITDSLGIREGFALVFWVDEPGS encoded by the coding sequence ATGATAGAAAAGAAGATCCTGATCGTTGAAGACAATGCGATAATCGCCCGCGAGACCTCAGAACGATTGAAACGGCTCGGGTACACGGTGACTGGAATTGCTGCGCGAGGCATCGATGCCATCGAGAACGTCCGGGCGAGCCTGCCCGACCTGATCCTCATGGACATCAATCTGAAAGGAGAGATGGATGGTATCGAAGCGGCCGGCAAAATAGGTGAATTTTCAGATGCACCGGTGATCTATCTCACCGCCTATTCCGACGATCTCACCCTGCAGCGTGCCATGCAGACAAAACCGGTTGCGTACCTGATCAAACCGTTCAAGGAGCGTGAACTCTACAGCAACATCGAGATGGCTATCTACAAGCACAAGGCAGAGAAGAAGACCGGGATATCCGACGAGACCGACGAGATCATCAGGGCTTTTGCCGACCTCCCCGAGTGTGTCATCGTGACTGATAACGAGGATCGTATCCTGTTCATGAACCGTTCTGCATCGCACCTCATCGGCTTCTCTGCAGAGGAGACCCTGGGATCTTTGATCTCGACCGTCTTTACGATCAGACGAGGTTCGCCCAGGCTGGAGGAGACCCTGAAGAAGAAGTCGACCGGTTTCCCCCTTCTTCAGGAGGAGCGTATCAGGGTAGACCTGATCACCCGGGGGGGGTCGAGTGTCCCGGTCATCACGGAGGCGACTGCCATTACCGATAGTCTTGGGATCAGGGAGGGTTTTGCTCTGGTCTTCTGGGTTGACGAACCGGGATCGTGA
- a CDS encoding ATP-binding protein produces MFGALNIYSTVTDSFTDEEVILLTQLVRDISFGILTLRDLVLRMAAEQELRQLNLELKEHVRERTRGLSEAIEWLRELDRLKSMFIASMSHELRTLLNSIIRFMGIMVKGMTGGSMQSRSSSSA; encoded by the coding sequence ATCTTCGGTGCGCTCAATATCTACAGCACAGTGACGGACTCCTTCACTGACGAAGAGGTCATCCTCCTGACCCAACTCGTCCGGGACATCTCCTTTGGTATCCTGACTCTCAGGGATCTGGTGCTCCGCATGGCTGCAGAACAGGAACTCCGACAGCTCAATCTTGAACTGAAGGAGCATGTCAGGGAAAGGACACGGGGACTGAGTGAAGCCATTGAATGGCTCAGGGAACTCGACCGGCTCAAATCGATGTTCATCGCATCGATGAGCCATGAACTCCGGACCCTGCTCAACTCCATCATTAGGTTTATGGGGATCATGGTGAAAGGAATGACAGGGGGATCAATGCAGAGCAGAAGCAGCAGCTCGGCATAG
- a CDS encoding PRC-barrel domain-containing protein, with translation MVSTFSRSLSRKKVMSNDGMVIGTLKNVMVDLDSGQVIDLIVKPDSTFDATGYRIDGDRMMIPFEAVKDIKDYIVVDRFLSKSPSA, from the coding sequence ATGGTCAGTACATTCTCACGGAGCCTCTCCCGAAAAAAAGTGATGAGCAATGATGGTATGGTGATAGGCACCCTCAAGAACGTGATGGTTGACCTGGACAGCGGGCAGGTGATCGATCTGATCGTGAAGCCTGACAGCACCTTCGATGCGACAGGATACCGGATCGACGGCGATCGTATGATGATCCCCTTCGAAGCGGTCAAGGATATCAAGGACTATATCGTCGTGGATCGGTTCCTCTCCAAGTCACCGTCTGCATAA